One Streptococcus sp. DTU_2020_1001019_1_SI_AUS_MUR_006 DNA window includes the following coding sequences:
- a CDS encoding carbohydrate ABC transporter permease gives MEQQPRKAALLSLIPGLGQIYNKQKAKGFIFLAVTLAFVLYFIVLAAPELSNLITLGEKPGRDNSLFMLIRGAFHSIFVIVYLAFYILNIKDAHTIAKRINNGIPVPLTLKDMIKGIYENGFPYLLIIPSYVAMTFAIIFPVIVTLMIAFTNYDFQHLPPNKLLDWVGLTNFTNIWSLSTFRSAFGSVLSWTIIWALSASTLQIVLGIFTAIIANQPFIKGKRIFGVIFLLPWAVPAFITILTFSNMFNDSVGAINTQVIPLFAKVLPFLDGALIPWKTDPTWTKVALIMMQGWLGFPYIYVLTLGILQSIPNDLYEAAYIDGANAWQKFRSITFPMILAVAAPTLISQYTFNFNNFSIMYLFNGGGPGSVGGGAGSTDILISWIYRLTTGTAPQYSMAAAVTLIISIIVISISMIAFKKLHAFDMEDV, from the coding sequence ATGGAACAACAACCAAGAAAAGCAGCCTTGCTTTCATTGATTCCTGGGTTGGGGCAAATCTATAACAAACAAAAAGCCAAAGGTTTTATCTTCCTTGCTGTAACATTAGCTTTTGTCCTCTATTTTATAGTACTTGCAGCACCTGAATTGAGCAACTTAATCACGCTTGGTGAAAAACCTGGCCGTGACAACTCTCTCTTCATGTTGATTCGTGGTGCATTCCACTCTATTTTTGTAATTGTTTATCTAGCCTTTTATATTCTCAATATTAAAGACGCTCACACTATTGCAAAACGTATCAATAATGGCATCCCTGTCCCATTGACACTTAAGGATATGATTAAAGGTATCTATGAAAATGGATTCCCTTACTTGCTTATCATTCCATCTTACGTTGCCATGACATTTGCAATCATCTTCCCGGTTATTGTAACCTTGATGATTGCCTTTACTAACTACGATTTCCAACATTTACCACCAAATAAATTGTTGGATTGGGTTGGATTGACTAACTTTACAAATATATGGAGCTTGAGTACCTTCCGTTCAGCCTTCGGTTCTGTTCTTTCTTGGACTATTATCTGGGCTTTATCTGCATCGACTTTGCAAATCGTACTCGGTATCTTTACAGCTATTATTGCTAACCAACCATTCATCAAGGGGAAACGTATCTTTGGTGTCATCTTCCTTCTACCTTGGGCAGTTCCAGCCTTTATCACTATCTTGACATTCTCAAACATGTTCAACGATAGTGTTGGTGCTATCAATACTCAAGTAATCCCTCTCTTTGCTAAGGTTCTTCCATTCCTCGATGGAGCACTCATTCCTTGGAAAACAGACCCTACTTGGACTAAGGTTGCCTTGATTATGATGCAAGGTTGGCTTGGATTCCCTTATATCTATGTCCTAACTCTCGGTATTCTACAGTCTATTCCAAACGACTTGTATGAAGCAGCTTATATCGACGGTGCAAACGCTTGGCAAAAATTCCGCAGCATCACTTTCCCAATGATTTTGGCTGTTGCAGCGCCTACTTTAATCAGCCAATACACCTTCAACTTCAACAACTTCTCTATCATGTACCTCTTCAATGGCGGTGGTCCTGGTAGTGTCGGTGGTGGAGCTGGTTCAACCGATATCTTGATCTCATGGATTTACCGTTTGACAACAGGTACAGCTCCCCAATACTCTATGGCAGCTGCCGTTACCTTGATTATTTCAATCATTGTCATCTCTATTTCTATGATTGCCTTCAAGAAACTACACGCATTTGATATGGAGGACGTCTAA